Proteins from a genomic interval of Panthera tigris isolate Pti1 chromosome A2, P.tigris_Pti1_mat1.1, whole genome shotgun sequence:
- the KCTD6 gene encoding BTB/POZ domain-containing protein KCTD6 gives MDNGDWGYMMTDPVTLNVGGHLYTTSLTTLTRYPDSMLGAMFGGDFPTARDPQGNYFIDRDGPLFRYVLNFLRTSELTLPLDFKEFDLLRKEADFYQIEPLIQCLNDPKPLYPMDTFEEVVELSSTRKLSKYSNPVAVIITQLTITTKVHSLLEGISNYFTKWNKHMMDTRDCQVSFTFGPCDYHQEVSLRVHLMEYITKQGFTIRNTRVHHMSERANENTVEHNWTFCRLARKTDD, from the exons ATGGATAATGGAGACTGGGGCTATATG atgaCTGACCCAGTCACGTTAAATGTAGGTGGACACTTGTATACAACGTCTCTCACTACATTGACGCGTTACCCGGATTCTATGCTTGGAGCTATGTTTGGGGGGGACTTCCCCACAGCTCGGGACCCTCAAGGCAATTACTTCATTGACCGAGACGGACCTCTTTTCCGATATGTCCTCAATTTCTTAAGAACTTCAGAGTTGACCTTACCCCTGGATTTTAAGGAATTTGATCTGCTTCGGAAAGAAGCAGATTTTTATCAGATTGAGCCCCTGATTCAGTGTCTCAATGACCCTAAGCCTTTGTATCCTATGGATACTTTTGAAGAAGTTGTGGAGTTATCTAGTACTCGGAAGCTTTCTAAGTACTCCAATCCAGTAGCTGTCATCATAACTCAATTAACCATCACCACCAAGGTCCATTCCTTACTAGAAGGTATCTCAAACTATTTTACGAAGTGGAATAAGCACATGATGGACACCAGAGATTGCCAGGTTTCCTTTACTTTTGGACCCTGTGATTATCACCAGGAAGTTTCTCTCCGGGTCCATCTGATGGAATACATCACAAAACAAGGTTTCACGATCCGCAACACCCGAGTGCATCACATGAGTGAGCGGGCCAATGAGAACACAGTGGAGCACAACTGGACTTTCTGTCGGCTGGCCCGGAAGACCGATGACTGA